The following are encoded together in the Panicum virgatum strain AP13 chromosome 6K, P.virgatum_v5, whole genome shotgun sequence genome:
- the LOC120711160 gene encoding non-lysosomal glucosylceramidase-like isoform X1, with translation MGSAELAQAKVLSHIDCSRPASRTWQRRFDDEGKKVAMFSMTMNDMMALVPMIVKILKLQVEESAKGRATVYDPLRKWMDNCYRGVPLGGLGAGSIGRSYRGYFQQFQIFPVITEEKPILANQFSAFVSRPNGKKYSTVLSAPTAGLLKGVGKAGIGSWDWKLKEDKCTYHALFPRSWTVYDGEPDPEIKITCRQISPFIPHNYKESSFPAAVFTFTVHNSGSTPADVTLLFTWANSVGGKSELTGNHSNSKMKDRDGVSGVLLHHRTADGHPPVTFAIASQETDDVRVSVCPSFMMGASSSGQFTATDMWNEIKKHGSFGHAGACNASTAASKPGSSVGAAVAASTAVPAGATRVVSFSLAWACPDVKFAAGTTYHRRYTKFYGVDADAAAEQLARDALLEHMNWESQIEEWQRPILYDERLPEWYPVALFNELYYLNAGGTIWTDGQPPKNAAGFASSSPFLLDAPTGGGSAVDGIVSAVASATERSHAAAFGPALLRGGGENVGQFLYMEGMEYNMYNTYDVHFYSSFALLALFPELELSLQRDFARAVLLHDPRLRSTIDGKTARRKVLGAVPHDVGLNDPWVELNAYMLHDAARWKDLNPKFVLQVYRDAVATGDAAFAAAAWPAVYAAMAYMDQFDRDRDGMIENEGIPDQTYDIWSVSGVSAYTGGLWVAALQAAAAMARIVGDRAAEAYFRERHGRARRVYDGELWNGAYFNYDNSGGATSSSIMADQLAGQWYARACGLEPVVEEGKARSALATVLDYNVMRVRGGAVGAVNGMRPDGSVDASSTQSKEVWPGVTYAVAAAMVHEGMPEAAFRTAKGAHDAAWSKDGFGYAFQTPEAWTEDGGYRSLHYMRPLSIWAMQWALSPPKLHKDLRVAAASEESPADAALGQAQFEKLASMLRLPEEPQQPKGYLWAIYNVIRQMASPA, from the exons ATGGGGAGTGCAGAGTTGGCGCAAGCCAAG GTGCTCTCGCACATCGATTGTTCGCGACCTGCATCGAGGACTTGGCAAAGGAGATTCGACGATGAAGGCAAGAAGGTTGCGATGTTTAGCATGACCATGAATGATATGATGGCACTT GTTCCCATGATTGTCAAAATATTGAAATTGCAAGTTGAAGAAAGTGCAAAAGGACGA GCTACAGTTTATGATCCACTGAGAAAATGGATGGATAACTGCTACCGTGGTGTACCCCTCGGTGGGCTAGG TGCAGGAAGCATAGGGAGAAGCTACAGAGGGTACTTTCAGCAATTTCAGATATTCCCTGTCATAACTGAAGAGAAACCTATCCTAGCAAATCAATTTTCA GCATTTGTTTCACGCCCGAATGGGAAGAAGTACTCCACGGTGTTGTCTGCACCGACTGCAGGTCTCCTGAA GGGTGTCGGTAAAGCTGGTATTGGATCTTGGGACTGGAAGCTGAAGGAGGACAAATGCACTTACCACGCCCTGTTTCCAAGATCATGGACAGTATATGATG GTGAGCCTGACCCAGAGATCAAGATCACCTGCCGTCAGATATCACCCTTCATCCCTCACAACTACAAAGAGAGCAGCTTCCCGGCTGCCGTTTTCACGTTTACG GTACACAACTCTGGGAGCACACCTGCAGATGTGACGCTGCTATTCACCTGGGCT AACTCGGTCGGTGGGAAATCGGAACTGACCGGGAATCATAGCAACTCAAAAATGAA AGATCGGGACGGCGTCAGTGGCGTTCTCCTCCATCACAG GACGGCGGATGGGCATCCTCCGGTGACGTTCGCGATCGCATCCCAGGAGACGGACGACGTCCGTGTCAGCGTCTGCCCGTCCTTCATGATGGGAGCGTCCAGCTCCGGCCAGTTCACGGCGACGGACATGTGGAACGAGATCAAGAAG CACGGCTCGTTCGGCCACGCCGGCGCCTGCAAcgcgtcgacggcggcgtcaaAGCCCGGGTCCTCCgtcggggcggcggtggcggcgtcgacggcCGTGCCGGCGGGGGCGACACGGGTGGTGTCCTTCTCGCTGGCCTGGGCGTGCCCCGATGTCAAGTTCGCCGCCGGGACAACGTACCACAG GAGGTACACCAAGTTCTACGGCGTTGATGCCGACGCAGCTGCAGAGCAACTGGCTCGTGATGCTCTTCTTG AGCATATGAACTGGGAGTCCCAGATCGAGGAGTGGCAGAGGCCCATCCTGTACGACGAAAGGCTGCCTGAATG GTATCCAGTTGCGCTGTTCAACGAGCTCTACTACCTCAATGCTGGAGGCACCATCTGGACAG ACGGGCAGCCTCCAAAGAACGCAGCCGGCTTTGCTTCATCCAGCCCGTTCTTGCTCGACGCGCCCACGGGTGGCGGCAGCGCGGTAGACGGCATCGTGAGCGccgtggcgtcggcgacggagCGCTCCCACGCGGCGGCGTTCGGACCGGCgctgctgcgcggcggcggcgagaacgtGGGGCAGTTCCTGTACATGGAAGGGATGGAGTACAACATGTACAACACCTACGACGTCCACTTCTACTCCTCGTTCGCGCTGCTCGCCCTCTTCCCGGAGCTGGAGCTCAGCCTGCAGCGCGACTTCGCCCGGGCCGTCCTCCTCCACGACCCGCGCCTCCGCAGCACCATCGACGGCAAGACGGCGCGGCGCAAGGTGCTCGGCGCGGTgccgcacgacgtcgggctgAACGACCCGTGGGTGGAGCTGAACGCGTACATGCTCCACGACGCGGCGCGGTGGAAGGACCTCAACCCCAAGTTCGTGCTCCAGGTGTACCGCGACGCCGTGGCCACGGGCGACGCggcgttcgcggcggcggcgtggccggcggTGTACGCGGCCATGGCGTACATGGACCAGTTCGACCGGGACCGGGACGGCATGATCGAGAACGAGGGCATCCCGGACCAGACGTACGACATCTGGTCGGTCTCCGGCGTCAGCGCCTACACGGGCGGGCTCTGGGTCGCCGcgctgcaggccgccgccgccatggcgcgcATCGTCGGCGACCGCGCCGCCGAGGCCTACTTCCGCGAGCGGCACGGCAGGGCGAGGCGCGTGTACGACGGCGAGCTCTGGAACGGGGCCTACTTCAACTACGACaacagcggcggcgcgacgagctCGTCGATCATGGCGGACCAGCTCGCCGGGCAGTGGTACGCGCGGGCGTGCGGGCTGGagccggtggtggaggagggcaAGGCCCGGAGCGCGCTGGCGACGGTGCTGGACTACAACGTGATGCGGGTGAGGGGCGGCGCCGTCGGGGCGGTGAACGGGATGCGGCCGGACGGCAGCGTGGACGCGTCGTCGACGCAGTCCAAGGAGGTGTGGCCCGGGGTGACGtacgccgtggcggcggccatggtgcaCGAGGGCATGCCGGAGGCCGCGTTCCGGACGGCCAAGGGCGCCCACGACGCCGCCTGGTCCAAGGACGGCTTCGGGTACGCGTTCCAGACGCCGGAGGCGTGGACGGAGGACGGCGGCTACCGGTCGCTGCACTACATGCGCCCACTCAGCATCTGGGCGATGCAGTGGGCGCTGTCGCCGCCCAAGCTCCACAAGGACCtcagggtggcggcggcctccgaGGAGTCGCCGGCAGACGCCGCCCTGGGGCAGGCGCAGTTCGAGAAGTTGGCGAGCATGCTGAGGCTGCCGGAGGAGCCGCAGCAGCCAAAGGGATACCTATGGGCCATCTACAACGTCATTAGGCAAATGGCGTCCCCAGCATAA
- the LOC120711162 gene encoding far upstream element-binding protein 1-like codes for MADPEAAPLTAPPEVVAPEEHQAAADSAAAAAQDEAAVGEVDHKRKLEEVGADAEANGDGEDAKRPRVDGETDASAGTEQQNDGSSVNVEEPAAAEDGKVAPTEGVADGDNGTVAASEVLPLEPTPEAAAGAPQQEGDAATASQEISRKIEVPNSKVGVLIGKAGETIRNLQTSSGAKIQITKDVDADSNALTRSVELVGTLASVDKAEQLIKSVIAEAEAGGSPALIARGFGSGQSGSEQFEMTVPDNKVGLIIGKGGETIKGLQTRSGARIQLIPQHPPEGVTLTERTVRVTGNKKQIEVAKDLIKQAMNQNFSKHANQSGGYSQQGYRPQGPGAASQWGPRSQSQPGYGYPPRGMPPPQNYNPPYGGYPQQGPPRGGMGWDQRQGPPPHPSYQGGGSDYYKQGSQPYDSQPPSYPPGPGNYNSYGQSQAPGYGQPPYPQHAPQQNYGHGYGDPRYNAPPPNQYYGQPPMAPQQGYPQQADPYGRPPYSGPGQWVPRGPLAADGSYQAPPPASYGPPSQQPSAYGQTYGTATAPDGGYAQQGYPQQSGQAPAPYGQNAPAAPGYPQQGTQQGGYAQYPQTQPAYGDQAAQANANYGYQGAPADPSYGGAYSQPGYGPPAPAPAAGQPGYASAPAAGQPAAYGQAGYTQPGTNPPSYDQSAAAPAQSGYAAPAANPQPAPAKGVSPQPAAGYAGGQWTA; via the exons ATGGCGGACCCCGAGGCCGCGCCGCTGACCGCGCCGCCAGaggtagtagcccccgaggagCATCAGGCGGCAGCCgactcggccgccgccgcggcgcaggaTGAGGCCGCGGTGGGCGAAGTCGATCACAAGAGGAAGCTTGAGGAGGTCGGCGCCGACGCGGAGGcgaacggcgacggcgaggacgccAAGCGACCCCGCGTGGACGGCGAGACCGACGCCTCCGCAG gaactgagcagcagaaCGATGGGTCCTCTGTGAATGTCGAGGAGCCCGCAGCTGCGGAGGACGGCAAGGTTGCCCCTACCGAGGGGGTGGCAGATGGTGACAATGGCACGGTCGCGGCCTCTGAGGTTCTGCCACTCGAGCCCACACCGGAAGCAGCAGCTGGAGCTCCACAGCAAGAAGGTGATGCAGCAACTGCCTCGCAGGAGATATCCCGTAAAATCGAAGTGCCCAATAGCAAG GTTGGTGTACTGATTGGAAAAGCTGGCGAAACAATCAGGAACTTGCAAACGAGCTCGGGtgcaaagatccaaatcaccaAGGACGTCGATGCTGATTCGAATGCTCTGACCCGGTCGGTTGAACTAGTTGGAACCCTTGCAAGTGTTGATAAAGCCGAGCAGCTTATTAAGAGTGTTATAGCTGAG GCCGAGGCTGGCGGTTCCCCTGCTTTAATAGCTAGAGGCTTTGGAAGTGGGCAGTCTGGATCTGAGCAGTTTGAGATGACAGTTCCTGATAACAAG GTTGGCCTGATTATTGGAAAAGGTGGCGAGACAATTAAAGGCCTGCAAACAAGATCTGGTGCTCGTATTCAG ttgATACCCCAACATCCTCCAGAGGGTGTTACATTGACTGAAAGAACTGTACGTGTAACTGGGAATAAGAAACAGATTGAAGTTGCAAAGGATTTGATCAAGCAAGCTATGAATCAG AATTTCTCAAAGCATGCAAACCAATCTGGTGGATATAGTCAGCAGGGCTACCGCCCTCAGGGTCCTGGTGCAGCTTCGCAGTGGGGGCCACGTTCTCAAAGTCAGCCTGGCTATGGGTACCCACCAAGAGGTATGCCTCCACCTCAAAACTACAACCCACCCTACGGTGGTTACCCACAGCAGGGACCACCAAGAGGCGGCATGGGCTGGGACCAAAGGCAGGGCCCTCCGCCCCATCCTTCCTATCAGGGTGGTGGTTCTGACTACTACAAGCAGGGTTCTCAACCATATGATAGCCAGCCACCAAGCTACCCTCCTGGACCAGGGAACTACAACAGTTATGGGCAATCTCAGGCTCCTGGCTATGGACAACCTCCGTATCCGCAACATGCGCCTCAACAGAACTATGGCCATGGGTATGGTGATCCTAGATACAATGCTCCGCCTCCAAACCAGTACTATGGACAGCCACCAATGGCCCCCCAGCAAGGCTATCCTCAACAGGCAGATCCTTATGGTAGGCCTCCATACAGTGGACCGGGACAATGGGTGCCCAGAGGTCCTCTGGCTGCAGATGGCTCCTACcaggcaccaccgcctgcatcTTATGGGCCACCCTCCCAGCAACCTTCTGCTTATGGCCAAACATATGGCACTGCTACTGCACCTGATGGTGGGTATGCTCAACAGGGCTACCCACAGCAGAGTGGGCAAGCACCAGCTCCATATGGCCAGAATGCACCAGCAGCACCAGGCTATCCTCAGCAAGGCACACAGCAAGGTGGCTATGCACAGTACCCGCAAACCCAACCAGCATATGGTGATCAAGCAGCTCAAGCCAATGCGAACTATGGCTACCAGGGAGCTCCAGCAGATCCCAGCTATGGAGGTGCCTACTCACAGCCAGGATATGgacctcctgctcctgctccggcAGCTGGTCAGCCTGGTTATGCTTCTGCGCCAGCAGCTGGCCAGCCTGCAGCATATGGCCAGGCAGGATACACCCAACCAGGTACAAACCCTCCAAGTTATGATcagtctgcagcagcaccagctcAAAGCGGATACGCCGCACCAGCTGCAAATCCACAGCCTgctccagcaaagggggtgtcaCCCCAGCCTGCTGCTGGGTATGCTGGTGGGCAGTGGACAGCATGA
- the LOC120711160 gene encoding non-lysosomal glucosylceramidase-like isoform X2: MDNNYRGVPLGGLGAGSIGRSYRGYFQQFQIFPVITEEKPILANQFSAFVSRPNGKKYSTVLSAPTAGLLKGVGKAGIGSWDWKLKEDKCTYHALFPRSWTVYDGEPDPEIKITCRQISPFIPHNYKESSFPAAVFTFTVHNSGSTPADVTLLFTWANSVGGKSELTGNHSNSKMKDRDGVSGVLLHHRTADGHPPVTFAIASQETDDVRVSVCPSFMMGASSSGQFTATDMWNEIKKHGSFGHAGACNASTAASKPGSSVGAAVAASTAVPAGATRVVSFSLAWACPDVKFAAGTTYHRRYTKFYGVDADAAAEQLARDALLEHMNWESQIEEWQRPILYDERLPEWYPVALFNELYYLNAGGTIWTDGQPPKNAAGFASSSPFLLDAPTGGGSAVDGIVSAVASATERSHAAAFGPALLRGGGENVGQFLYMEGMEYNMYNTYDVHFYSSFALLALFPELELSLQRDFARAVLLHDPRLRSTIDGKTARRKVLGAVPHDVGLNDPWVELNAYMLHDAARWKDLNPKFVLQVYRDAVATGDAAFAAAAWPAVYAAMAYMDQFDRDRDGMIENEGIPDQTYDIWSVSGVSAYTGGLWVAALQAAAAMARIVGDRAAEAYFRERHGRARRVYDGELWNGAYFNYDNSGGATSSSIMADQLAGQWYARACGLEPVVEEGKARSALATVLDYNVMRVRGGAVGAVNGMRPDGSVDASSTQSKEVWPGVTYAVAAAMVHEGMPEAAFRTAKGAHDAAWSKDGFGYAFQTPEAWTEDGGYRSLHYMRPLSIWAMQWALSPPKLHKDLRVAAASEESPADAALGQAQFEKLASMLRLPEEPQQPKGYLWAIYNVIRQMASPA, translated from the exons TGCAGGAAGCATAGGGAGAAGCTACAGAGGGTACTTTCAGCAATTTCAGATATTCCCTGTCATAACTGAAGAGAAACCTATCCTAGCAAATCAATTTTCA GCATTTGTTTCACGCCCGAATGGGAAGAAGTACTCCACGGTGTTGTCTGCACCGACTGCAGGTCTCCTGAA GGGTGTCGGTAAAGCTGGTATTGGATCTTGGGACTGGAAGCTGAAGGAGGACAAATGCACTTACCACGCCCTGTTTCCAAGATCATGGACAGTATATGATG GTGAGCCTGACCCAGAGATCAAGATCACCTGCCGTCAGATATCACCCTTCATCCCTCACAACTACAAAGAGAGCAGCTTCCCGGCTGCCGTTTTCACGTTTACG GTACACAACTCTGGGAGCACACCTGCAGATGTGACGCTGCTATTCACCTGGGCT AACTCGGTCGGTGGGAAATCGGAACTGACCGGGAATCATAGCAACTCAAAAATGAA AGATCGGGACGGCGTCAGTGGCGTTCTCCTCCATCACAG GACGGCGGATGGGCATCCTCCGGTGACGTTCGCGATCGCATCCCAGGAGACGGACGACGTCCGTGTCAGCGTCTGCCCGTCCTTCATGATGGGAGCGTCCAGCTCCGGCCAGTTCACGGCGACGGACATGTGGAACGAGATCAAGAAG CACGGCTCGTTCGGCCACGCCGGCGCCTGCAAcgcgtcgacggcggcgtcaaAGCCCGGGTCCTCCgtcggggcggcggtggcggcgtcgacggcCGTGCCGGCGGGGGCGACACGGGTGGTGTCCTTCTCGCTGGCCTGGGCGTGCCCCGATGTCAAGTTCGCCGCCGGGACAACGTACCACAG GAGGTACACCAAGTTCTACGGCGTTGATGCCGACGCAGCTGCAGAGCAACTGGCTCGTGATGCTCTTCTTG AGCATATGAACTGGGAGTCCCAGATCGAGGAGTGGCAGAGGCCCATCCTGTACGACGAAAGGCTGCCTGAATG GTATCCAGTTGCGCTGTTCAACGAGCTCTACTACCTCAATGCTGGAGGCACCATCTGGACAG ACGGGCAGCCTCCAAAGAACGCAGCCGGCTTTGCTTCATCCAGCCCGTTCTTGCTCGACGCGCCCACGGGTGGCGGCAGCGCGGTAGACGGCATCGTGAGCGccgtggcgtcggcgacggagCGCTCCCACGCGGCGGCGTTCGGACCGGCgctgctgcgcggcggcggcgagaacgtGGGGCAGTTCCTGTACATGGAAGGGATGGAGTACAACATGTACAACACCTACGACGTCCACTTCTACTCCTCGTTCGCGCTGCTCGCCCTCTTCCCGGAGCTGGAGCTCAGCCTGCAGCGCGACTTCGCCCGGGCCGTCCTCCTCCACGACCCGCGCCTCCGCAGCACCATCGACGGCAAGACGGCGCGGCGCAAGGTGCTCGGCGCGGTgccgcacgacgtcgggctgAACGACCCGTGGGTGGAGCTGAACGCGTACATGCTCCACGACGCGGCGCGGTGGAAGGACCTCAACCCCAAGTTCGTGCTCCAGGTGTACCGCGACGCCGTGGCCACGGGCGACGCggcgttcgcggcggcggcgtggccggcggTGTACGCGGCCATGGCGTACATGGACCAGTTCGACCGGGACCGGGACGGCATGATCGAGAACGAGGGCATCCCGGACCAGACGTACGACATCTGGTCGGTCTCCGGCGTCAGCGCCTACACGGGCGGGCTCTGGGTCGCCGcgctgcaggccgccgccgccatggcgcgcATCGTCGGCGACCGCGCCGCCGAGGCCTACTTCCGCGAGCGGCACGGCAGGGCGAGGCGCGTGTACGACGGCGAGCTCTGGAACGGGGCCTACTTCAACTACGACaacagcggcggcgcgacgagctCGTCGATCATGGCGGACCAGCTCGCCGGGCAGTGGTACGCGCGGGCGTGCGGGCTGGagccggtggtggaggagggcaAGGCCCGGAGCGCGCTGGCGACGGTGCTGGACTACAACGTGATGCGGGTGAGGGGCGGCGCCGTCGGGGCGGTGAACGGGATGCGGCCGGACGGCAGCGTGGACGCGTCGTCGACGCAGTCCAAGGAGGTGTGGCCCGGGGTGACGtacgccgtggcggcggccatggtgcaCGAGGGCATGCCGGAGGCCGCGTTCCGGACGGCCAAGGGCGCCCACGACGCCGCCTGGTCCAAGGACGGCTTCGGGTACGCGTTCCAGACGCCGGAGGCGTGGACGGAGGACGGCGGCTACCGGTCGCTGCACTACATGCGCCCACTCAGCATCTGGGCGATGCAGTGGGCGCTGTCGCCGCCCAAGCTCCACAAGGACCtcagggtggcggcggcctccgaGGAGTCGCCGGCAGACGCCGCCCTGGGGCAGGCGCAGTTCGAGAAGTTGGCGAGCATGCTGAGGCTGCCGGAGGAGCCGCAGCAGCCAAAGGGATACCTATGGGCCATCTACAACGTCATTAGGCAAATGGCGTCCCCAGCATAA